One window of the Pyrinomonadaceae bacterium genome contains the following:
- a CDS encoding zinc metalloprotease → MTRNRILVGLAGFVLAAVCGSTMLTRSNATATIGTAALAKNSRDRCATRHIDETTAAQYEQALSKFNSKRSPGQIRKSGSVTIPVYYHVVNKGSGIENGDVPIKWLRDQISVLNAAYAGADPAAVSTAANTPFRFELAGVDRVTNEEWFNSAIGSEEEREMKTALHVPGANVLNFYVNNAGGVYLGWATFPFWYAGDPTQDGVVVLYSSLPGGDCCAPRAYNQGDTGTHEVGHWLGLFHTFQGGCAANFNDFVADTPSERSPAFGCPFGRDTCPKPGLDPIENFMDYSEDPCMYQFTGGQSARMEALSLLYRGL, encoded by the coding sequence ATGACAAGAAACAGGATATTGGTTGGGTTGGCCGGCTTTGTTTTGGCAGCGGTGTGCGGTTCGACAATGCTAACGCGAAGCAACGCGACCGCGACCATCGGTACCGCGGCCTTAGCAAAAAATTCGCGCGACCGCTGTGCCACGCGACATATTGATGAAACGACCGCGGCGCAATACGAACAGGCGCTGAGCAAATTCAATTCGAAGCGCTCGCCGGGACAGATTCGCAAATCCGGCTCAGTCACGATTCCGGTTTACTATCACGTCGTTAACAAAGGCAGCGGCATCGAGAATGGCGACGTGCCGATCAAATGGTTGCGCGATCAAATTAGCGTGCTAAATGCGGCTTATGCCGGCGCCGATCCGGCGGCCGTATCTACCGCCGCTAACACGCCATTTCGGTTTGAGCTCGCCGGCGTCGATCGAGTGACGAACGAAGAATGGTTTAACTCGGCGATCGGCTCGGAAGAAGAACGCGAGATGAAGACAGCGTTGCACGTTCCCGGCGCGAACGTGCTGAACTTTTATGTGAACAACGCCGGCGGTGTGTATCTGGGCTGGGCCACTTTCCCGTTCTGGTATGCAGGCGATCCCACGCAGGATGGCGTCGTGGTTCTTTACTCGAGCCTGCCCGGCGGCGACTGTTGTGCGCCGCGCGCTTACAACCAGGGTGACACCGGCACACATGAAGTCGGGCATTGGCTCGGATTGTTCCACACTTTCCAGGGTGGCTGCGCGGCAAACTTCAACGACTTTGTCGCTGACACGCCGTCAGAGCGTTCACCGGCATTCGGATGTCCGTTTGGGCGCGATACCTGTCCGAAACCCGGTCTCGATCCAATCGAGAACTTCATGGACTACAGCGAAGACCCGTGCATGTATCAGTTCACCGGCGGGCAGTCAGCGAGAATGGAAGCGCTGTCGTTGCTGTATCGCGGACTGTAG